One window of Phalacrocorax carbo chromosome 1, bPhaCar2.1, whole genome shotgun sequence genomic DNA carries:
- the LATS2 gene encoding serine/threonine-protein kinase LATS2, whose amino-acid sequence MRPKTFPATTYSGNSRQRLQEIREGLKQPSKSSGQGLPIGPGSETSLDPKILIGKDAARQQQMRQTPKFGPYQKALREIRYSLLPFANESSTPAAVEVNRQMLQELVNAGCDQEMAVRALKQTGSRSIEAALEYISKMSYLDPRNEQIVRVIKQTSPGKGIVPNNVTRRPSFEGSNESFPSYHQISNAAYEGTGFGAEGANMLTEVPRPYMDYLISTSQSTAMNAPVQRPSGVGTHSTQTSHQQKTYPPNIESSVINYPVGNHSSQALQLQASHGSNSQHYSRQHMMVQGEPMGYGVQRSPSFQNKMQQEGGYTNLPNKGAIVQNNSAHAFQQAPASLYISHSHHKQTSPSSHQMHVISRGPAFANDFSDSPPQNLLTPSRNSLNMDLYDMNNPQVQQWQAATPSRRDSLQNPGIETSPRQHVSFRPDATVPSRTNSFNNHQQQPQVTVSIRQVPPGKPDPSITSPNTITAVTSAHILQPVKSMRVMRPEPQTAVGPSHPGWLPAQAQAVDGLEIIEQHVPPVGAANAYQLDVDYGNQELRCPPPPYPKHLLLPGSSEQFDINCLCMGVEQTLRVVPSSTCNKAEENSERNDKSSKNTKAEKPSKDKKQIQTSPVPVRKNGKDEEKRESRIKSYSPFAFKFYMEQHVENVIKTYQQKINRRLQLEQEMAKAGLCEAEQEQMRKILYQKESNYNRLKRAKMDKSMFVKIKTLGIGAFGEVCLACKVDTHALYAMKTLRKKDVLNRNQVAHVKAERDILAEADNEWVVKLYYSFQDKDNLYFVMDYIPGGDMMSLLIRMEVFPERLARFYIAELTLAIESVHKMGFIHRDIKPDNILIDLDGHIKLTDFGLCTGFRWTHNSKYYQKGSHIRQDSMEPSDLWDDVSNCRCGDRLKTLEQRAKKQHQRCLAHSLVGTPNYIAPEVLLRKGYTQLCDWWSVGVILFEMLVGQPPFLAPTPTETQLKVINWESTLHIPSQIKLSPEATDLITKLCCAAEDRLGRNGADDIKAHSFFHSMDFSTDIRRQPAPYVPKISHPMDTSNFDPVEEEGPWNDASGDSTRTWDPLASSNSKHTEHAFYEFTFRRFFDDNGYPFRYPKPSGMEVGQSEKSDVEDKGVVDETGACQPVYV is encoded by the exons GAGATGGCTGTCCGAGCACTGAAGCAGACGGGTAGCAGAAGTATTGAAGCAGCTCTGGAGTATATCAGTAAGATGAGCTACTTGGATCCTAGAAATGAACAGATAGTACGTGTAATTAAGCAGACTTCACCAG GAAAGGGTATTGTGCCAAATAATGTAACCCGCAGGCCAAGCTTCGAAGGATCAAACGAATCTTTTCCGTCCTACCATCAGATCAGTAATGCAGCCTATGAAGGGACAGGCTTTGGAGCAGAAGGTGCAAATATGCTTACTGAAGTTCCAAGGCCGTACATGGACTATTTAATCTCTACTTCACAGTCTACAGCTATGAATGCTCCTGTGCAGCGACCCTCTGGAGTAGGCACTCACAGCACACAAACAAGCCATCAGCAGAAAACATACCCTCCAAATATTGAGTCTTCTGTGATTAATTATCCAGTGGGTAATCACAGCAGTCAAGCTTTGCAGCTGCAGGCATCCCATGGCTCCAACAGCCAACATTATAGTAGGCAGCACATGATGGTGCAGGGGGAACCTATGGGGTATGGCGTTCAGCGGAGTCCATCCTTCCAAAACAAgatgcagcaggagggaggataCACCAATCTCCCAAATAAAGGGGCAATTGTTCAGAATAATTCTGCTCACGCGTTTCAGCAGGCACCAGCAAGCCTGTATATATCACATTCTCATCACAAACAGACAAGTCCTTCTTCTCATCAAATGCATGTGATATCAAGAGGTCCAGCCTTTGCTAATGATTTTTCAGACAGTCCACCACAAAATCTGTTAACTCCATCTAGAAATAGCCTAAACATGGACCTCTATGACATGAATAATCCTCAAGTTCAGCAGTGGCAGGCAGCAACACCATCACGCCGAGATTCTTTACAAAATCCAGGAATAGAAACGTCTCCACGGCAACATGTATCCTTCAGACCCGATGCCACAGTGCCGAGCAGAACAAACTCCTTTAACAACCACCAGCAACAGCCACAAGTGACAGTGTCTATAAGGCAGGttcctccagggaaacctgatCCTTCAATTACGTCTCCAAATACGATCACAGCAGTCACATCCGCTCATATTCTCCAGCCAGTGAAGAGCATGCGAGTGATGAGACCTGAGCCTCAGACTGCAGTGGGACCTTCCCATCCTGGATGGTTACCTGCGCAGGCACAAGCCGTGGACGGCTTGGAGATCATTGAGCAGCATGTGCCACCTGTTGGAGCAGCTAATGCCTATCAGCTAGATGTGGATTATGGCAACCAGGAACTACGGTGTCCACCACCACCATATCCCAAGCATTTGTTACTTCCTGGTAGCTCTGAGCAGTTTGATATCAACTGCTTATGCATGGGTGTAGAGCAGACTCTTCGTGTAGTCCCCAGTTCAACGTGCAATAAGGCTGAGGAGAACAGCGAGCGAAATGATAAAAGCAGCAAGAACACTAAAGCTGAAAAACCAAGCAAGGATAAAAAGCAGATTCAGACGTCTCCGGTGCCTGTGCGAAAAAATGgcaaagatgaagaaaagagagaatcCCGAATAAAGAGCTACTCACCTTTTGCCTTCAAGTTCTACATGGAGCAACATGTAGAAAATGTCATAAAGACCTACCAGCAGAAAATTAACAGAAGATTACAATTGGAGCAAGAAATGgctaaa GCTGGCCTTTGTGAAGCAGAACAGGAACAAATGAGGAAAATTCTCTACCAGAAGGAGTCCAACTACAACAGACTTAAAAGGGCCAAAATGGACAAATCTATGTTTGTGAAAATCAAGACTCTGGGTATTGGTGCATTTGGAGAAGTATGTTTGGCCTGCAAAGTGGATACCCATGCCCTGTATGCCATGAAGACTCTACGaaagaaagatgttttaaaCCGGAACCAGGTGGCTCACGTCAAAGCAGAGAGGGACATACTTGCTGAGGCAGACAACGAATGGGTGGTTAAACTCTATTATTCCTTCCAAGATAAAGACAACTTGTACTTTGTGATGGACTACATCCCAGGAGGGGATATGATGAGTCTACTGATTCGGATGGAGGTCTTTCCAGAGCGTCTGGCTAGATTTTATATTGCAGAGCTCACTTTGGCTATAGAGAGCGTGCACAAAATGGGATTTATTCATCGAGACATCAAACCAGACAACATTCTGATAGACCTTGATGGGCATATCAAACTGACTGACTTTGGACTGTGTACTGGATTCAGGTGGACTCACAATTCAAAATACTATCAGAAAG GGAGCCATATCAGACAAGACAGCATGGAGCCCAGTGATCTTTGGGATGATGTGTCCAACTGTAGATGTGGAGATAGGCTGAAGACATTGGAACAAAGAGCTAAGAAGCAGCATCAGAGATGTCTAGCCCACTCATTAGTTGGAACCCCTAATTACATTGCTCCTGAAGTCCTGCTTCGTAAAG GATACACTCAGCTCTGTGACTGGTGGAGTGTTGGTGTGATCCTCTTTGAGATGTTAGTGGGACAGCCTCCTTTTCTGGCTCCTACACCCACAGAAACCCAACTGAAG GTGATAAATTGGGAAAGCACACTGCACATTCCCTCACAGATCAAGCTCAGCCCTGAGGCAACTGATCTCATCACaaagctctgctgtgctgctgaggaCAGGCTTGGAAGAAATGGAGCAGATGATATTAAGGCCCATTCTTTCTTTCACTCTATGGACTTCTCTACCGACATCCGTAGGCAGCCAGCTCCCTATGTTCCAAAGATCAGCCATCCAATGGACACCTCAAATTTTGATCCAGTTGAAGAAGAAGGTCCTTGGAACGATGCTAGCGGTGACAGCACCAGGACATGGGATCCACTAGCCTCTTCCAATAGCAAACACACAGAACATGCTTTTTACGAGTTTACTTTCCGAAGGTTCTTCGATGACAACGGGTATCCGTTCAGGTATCCCAAACCTTCTGGAATGGAAGTTGGCCAGTCTGAGAAATCTGATGTAGAAGACAAAGGTGTGGTGGATGAGACTGGAGCCTGTCAGCCTGTATATGTGTAA